One window of Alosa sapidissima isolate fAloSap1 chromosome 21, fAloSap1.pri, whole genome shotgun sequence genomic DNA carries:
- the LOC121695796 gene encoding sodium-dependent neutral amino acid transporter B(0)AT1-like has protein sequence MKLKLPNPGLEKRIPSHEDLDRMEVEEVDSRPKWDNKTQYMLTCVGFCVGLGNVWRFPYLCQSHGGGAFMIPFLILLVLEGIPLLHLEFAIGQRLRSGSVGVWGSISPYLIGMGIASMLVSFVVGMYYNTIMAWVMWYFFNSFQDPLPWSHCPLNENKTGFVSECAQSSSVDYFWYRETLNATATIEQSGGMQWWMILSLVSAWVVLYVAAIRGIETTGKAVYITSTLPYIVLTIFLIRGLTLKGSLNGIKFLFTPDVNELINPTTWLDAGAQVLFSFSLAFGGLISFSSYNSVHNNCEQDAVIISIINGLTSVYSATVIYSIIGFRATEKFDECLNGNIMALMNAFDVPEGNITENNYGDMLNYFNFTSPEIISGLSLKNCNMEDFLSQGVEGTGLAFIVFTEAITKMPVAPIWSILFFIMLFCLGLSTMFGNIEGCVVPLQDLNILPRTWPKEVFTGLTCLVSCLIALIFTQGSGSYWLALFDGFAGSIPLLVIALCELIAVSYIYGIDRFNKDIEFMIGHKPNIFWQITWRFLSPLIILVILVFYFVTTVSKQLTYIVWDPESAVFPNLAEVRYPDWISAIIFILAGIPSLAIPFAAVFKFICNRNKSSQDTESISTISDKVQMTVKMSN, from the exons ATGAAGCTGAAGCTGCCCAACCCGGGTCTGGAGAAGAGGATCCCATCCCATGAGGACCTGGACaggatggaggtggaggaggtggacagCAGACCCAAGTGGGACAACAAAACCCAGTACATGCTCACCTGCGTGGGGTTCTGTGTCGGGCTCGGAAACGTCTGGCGCTTCCCCTACCTGTGCCAGAGCCATGGAGGAG GTGCTTTCATGATCCCCTTCCTCATCCTGCTGGTTCTGGAGGGCATCCCTCTGCTGCACCTGGAGTTCGCCATCGGCCAGAGGCTCAGGAGTGGCagcgtgggtgtgtgggggtccATCAGTCCATACCTCATTGGAATGG gtaTTGCATCTATGTTGGTCTCCTTCGTGGTGGGCATGTATTACAACACCATCATGGCCTGGGTCATGTGGTACTTCTTCAACTCCTTTCAGGATCCCCTGCCGTGGAGCCACTGTCCCctcaatgaaaacaaaacag GGTTTGTATCAGAGTGTGCTCAAAGCTCCTCTGTGGACTATTTCTGGTACAGAGAGACCCTGAACGCAACAGCCACCATTGAGCAGTCTGGGGGTATGCAGTGGTGGATGATCCTGTCACTAGTGAGTGCTTGGGTTGTCCTCTACGTCGCAGCAATCAGAGGCATTGAGACAACAGGAAAG GCTGTCTACATTACCTCCACCTTGCCATACATTGTTCTCACTATCTTCCTGATAAGAGGATTGACTCTCAAAGGATCTCTGAATGGCATAAAGTTCCTGTTTACTCCAGAT GTGAACGAGTTGATTAATCCGACGACATGGTTGGACGCGGGAGCTCAGGTGTTGTTTTCCTTCTCGCTGGCCTTTGGCGGTCTCATTTCCTTCTCCAGCTATAATTCTGTCCA CAACAACTGTGAGCAGGATGCGGTGATAATCTCCATAATCAATGGGCTCACCTCTGTCTACTCAGCGACGGTCATCTACTCCATCATTGGCTTCAGAGCCACCGAAAAATTTGATGAGTGCTTGAATGG GAACATAATGGCACTTATGAACGCTTTTGATGTTCCTGAGGGGAATATCACCGAGAATAACTATGGTGATATGCTGAATTATTTCAATTTCACCTCCCCGGAAATCATATCAGGGCTAAGCCTGAAGAACTGCAACATGGAGGATTTTCTAAGCCAG GGTGTGGAGGGCACGGGCCTGGCATTCATCGTGTTCACAGAGGCCATTACGAAGATGCCGGTGGCCCCAATATGGTCTATCCTGTTCTTTATCATGCTCTTCTGCCTCGGGCTGTCCACCATGTTTGGCAACATTGAAGGGTGTGTGGTGCCGCTGCAGGATCTCAACATCCTCCCACGGACATGGCCAAAGGAGGTGTTCACAG GCCTGACGTGTTTGGTATCCTGCCTCATCGCCCTCATATTTACCCAGGGTTCTGGCAGCTACTGGCTGGCTCTGTTTGATGGCTTCGCCGGCTCCATCCCCCTCTTGGTCATTGCCCTGTGCGAGTTAATTGCCGTGTCTTACATCTACGGCATAGACAG GTTTAATAAGGACATCGAGTTCATGATCGGTCACAAGCCCAACATCTTCTGGCAAATTACATGGAGGTTTCTGAGCCCCCTCATCATCCTGGTCATCCTGGTGTTCTACTTCGTCACCACAGTGTCCAAACAGCTCACCTACATCGTCTGGGATCCCGAATCG GCGGTTTTCCCAAATCTGGCAGAAGTAAGGTATCCAGACTGGATTAGTGCCATCATCTTCATTCTCGCTGGCATCCCCAGCTTGGCTATTCCCTTTGCAGCCGTGTTCAAGTTTATTTGCAATCGTAACAAGTCGAGTCAGGACACAGAGTCTATCAGCACGATATCTGACAAAGTGCaaatgacagtgaagatgtcaAACTAA